In the genome of Neisseria lactamica, the window CAAATACGCCTATCAACACCATATTAAAACACAGCCTTTTTTAATATAGTAGACACAATCTTTCCCTATTTATGAAGGTGATAGCTTCTTTCAGATTCGTATTTTAATACTTTCTATTTCTAGAAAATTTGACTAAAATAACTCAATTATAAAAAATTGCGCGATTTTGGTATTTATCATGAAAATTTCCAGACCTCCGGAATTTACCCTGTTGCAACAGGAATATATGCAGCATCTCACTGAAAGAATGACGCAAATTGCCAAGCTGCTGAATTCTTCCTCAAACAATCCTGATATAGACATTCCCGATTTTCTTACTGAAATCAAAGATTATTCAGAATTTTCCGTGACAGATGAAAATGGAACCTATCTGCATTGGGACAAATTCCGCCGGATTCACACGGAAGATACGCGGATGAAATGGCGCGCCGTTAAGGAAAGCCGCAAAAAAATCCAAAAACCAATTGATTTCCCGTTTGAACATCAGTTTTGGTTCTGCATTCCCGACTCTTTGCAGGCACGGCTTCATTTGATTGACAAAAGCTGCGGCAGTTCTATCGGCACGTCTAGCTTGGGTGGCTTTGGCAGAAGCGAGCAAAACAGATTCTTGCTCAAGTCTCTGATTATGGAAGAAGCGATTACATCCGCCCAACTGGAAGGCGCGGCTACCACGCGCAAAGTGGCCAAGGATATGCTCAAATCGCAGCGTAAGCCCAAAACAAAAGACGAAATCATGATAGTGAACAACTATCACTTGATGAAAAAAGCGGTAGAATTGAAAAATACGCCGTTAAGTGTTGAAATGATTTTGGATTTGCACCGCATTGCTACCAGCAACGCTATTGAAAACAAGGCCGAGCCCGGACAATTCAGGCAGGATGACGAAATCTTTATCGCCGATATCAATGGTAACAGCCTGTATCAACCACCGCCGCACGGACAGGTTCATACGCTGATGGAAGAGGTGTGTGCGTTTGCCAATAATACCTATGACGGCGTGGAAAATCCGTTTATCCATCCGGTTGTCCAAGCTATTATCTTGCATTTCCTCATCGGCTACATCCACCCATTTGGTGATGGCAACGGGCGGACAGCGCGGGCTTTGTTCTATTGGTTTATGCTCAAAAACGGCTACTGGCTATTTGAATACATATCCATCAGCCGTCTTCTGAAAAACGCTCCTGCCCAATACGCCAAATCCTATTTGTATGCGGAAACTGACGATTTAGATTTAACCTATTTCATCTATTACCAATGCGATATTATCAAGCGGGCGGTTGC includes:
- a CDS encoding Fic family protein → MQHLTERMTQIAKLLNSSSNNPDIDIPDFLTEIKDYSEFSVTDENGTYLHWDKFRRIHTEDTRMKWRAVKESRKKIQKPIDFPFEHQFWFCIPDSLQARLHLIDKSCGSSIGTSSLGGFGRSEQNRFLLKSLIMEEAITSAQLEGAATTRKVAKDMLKSQRKPKTKDEIMIVNNYHLMKKAVELKNTPLSVEMILDLHRIATSNAIENKAEPGQFRQDDEIFIADINGNSLYQPPPHGQVHTLMEEVCAFANNTYDGVENPFIHPVVQAIILHFLIGYIHPFGDGNGRTARALFYWFMLKNGYWLFEYISISRLLKNAPAQYAKSYLYAETDDLDLTYFIYYQCDIIKRAVADLEHYISDKQKHQQEFKAAIAQYTEKIGKLNQRQIGILQKAVEESGKIFTAQEIANQYGISLNTARSDLSKLGEYRFLVPFKSGNALEYVAPQDLLERLEKK